TGAGCTTAATTTTTGAGTATGTTGATATACTTGTGgaaataaaattattgacaCAAACAGATTATTGTGAGAAAATTTACttgtataaatataaaaaatagataaatgaagagaaaaataaaaaatatataaatggagAGAAAAGTAATAGAGAAGATCTCATCCTCAATTTTCTCATATAGGAGTTTATTATAGTCTATACTCCATAGTACAACACCAACTATATACAACTGCAATACAACCCTCCATCATCACAGGCTTTGTGGTGGGTTGTTTTATTTCAACTCTTTAAGGGGTTGATATCCatccttttttctttaaatttcctGTCACCTTCACCTAGAATTCTTAAGTCTAACACGCTTGATTTTGTTTGCAAAATATTTGGCTTGACTAATTAAGCAACCATTTTTTGATCATCCCTTTGGTGTATCAGCCATTTCGCAAAAGCGTCCAGGGTTTTCATATCAGATCTGTAATGTTTCTGAGTGAATTCAAGCAGCTCTGACCATGTAAAATCTGGAAACATCCTTGGATTATCAAAAGATACCAATTCTTCCGGGGGGCTTACAACCTTATCCATTTTGGGACACAGGAAAAATGCAATAGATTTTCTTGGAGTTCGAGAGTTCACAATAGCCCTATGCAAGCAACTTTTGTAGATTCCATTTGAAAGAGCCTGAAAGACATTAGTCCCCAATAAGTATTTCAGTCCCGAATTAACAAACCGAACATTTTGAGCAAAATGaacattttttttcataaacaaacaagaattctgaaaataacaatataagATAACAAACTtattctatttcatttttttctttttcaaaatgatcttttgaagaaatcaaacaatcaaaataAGAATTGGAACAAAGCAATAGATTAGACAAAGAAAGAGTTAATTGCAGTGACACCAAAGGATTACTATACTATAACTCACCATGAATGTGTCGCCAATATTGACAACGAAAGCCTCAGGGTTAGGAGGAACAGAGTGCCATTTTCCATTGACATACACTTCAAGGCCTCCAACGTGATCCTGATGAAGAATTGTTAAGGATGTAGGGTCGGTATGAGGACCTGTTCCAAGAGTTAGATCAGGTTTTTGGCATGGAGGATAGTAGTTTAATCTCATTATTGAATCGTTTCTTGTAAAGAATTCTCTGAAATGTTTCGCTTTTACTCCAAGACTGGTTCCCAGAAGCTCCATAATTTTAAGAGATAGACTGCTCATGGCTTCACTGTACTTTTGGAACACCTTCCTAAAGACAAAGACAAGAAAAAGCAATGCATCATCAAAAGtaggaaagcaaaaaaaaagcttttattgtactaagaaaaaaaataactagTGGCATGTATGCAATTTTATACCCAGATTCTCTAAAATCTTCACCCATTGCATCCAAGAAGTAGCTTTCAACAATGTTAAGGGCTTGTTGACCATCAGCACAATATCGAAACGAGAGCGTTTCTTTCCATGGAAGTTTGGAGGAGAACCTATTAGTGAAGCTGCTAGCATAACCACAATGATCCCCAAGTTTTCTCTGGactctttgtttttcttgtagTGGCCTGTCAAAGAAGAAATCCAAGCACTTGTGGGCTACTTTTAGGAGTTGCAAGTCCATCCCATGATTAACCACAAGAAAGAAACCATGTTCAAGACATGCCTGCTTTACTAGCTTAGTTGTGGTGGAGAGAGCGACAGGGTCCCCAGAGAGGAAGCCATTCAAATCTATACAAGGCACATGAAGCACTGGGGGAGGTTCAGGACAAGGCTTTTCCTCATCAGGCCATATGAACTCATAGGGAATGTCAGATTGGTTTTGGAGAAAAGATGCGTCAaagacaagtgacttttgttcaCCTTTGGCTTCATTTGTTGCTGGAGATGATGATAACTGATTTTTAGCACTAGGCATTGCCAAGTTAATATATTTGATTTTGGCAATTGATAGCTGGTGTTGCCtctgtatatgtatgtatatatataagttgATGGTAGGTAGAGAAGGCAATGTTACCATAACCATTCATCCATCCATATCTTTAGCTAATACACGGAGATGGATAAGTAATAATAACTAATATGGATATCTATGGAAAGAAAATCTGGATTTAAATGCATGGTTGAatcattttgttatttttttagtaCAAAAATTTTGAGTGGATTCGACTTTGGTCACCATCACGGGTTAGAACATGCCCTTTACTCTATCCATGAGTAAATATTTCAAAGTTGCCTTATTAGACCGTACACCTTTCTTAGTATATCTAGATAATATAGGTAGGAGTATAAACTGAAATACTCTGGAGCTACAAAAATAGTTAAGTTGTTAGCAGCTTATAAGAACATTCCCCCTAGAGTAGTTATAGGGATTCTTACAGGTCATCCATCAACATTAGGGATGAACACAGGGGGATGGATAAGGGCATCTGCCTCCTCAACagttttcaaaatattaaaatccTTCCTATGATTTTAGTTGTCAAACTAGAATTATATTGCTTTGGTCCACCTAAGCATAATTACTAGTAGTTGAtttcattattttgtttaatttcatttttgataAATTGTCCTAAATCAACCTAATAATTAGTTTCCTTATAAAGTATATCATTGGTATCTATTTTACCATACGATTAGTACTCTTGTGAATAACAATTACAAAAATACTAAAGTTTCTTTTAACCAAATTTCTTATAATAAACTAGCTATTATTTTCTTGATTCCTGTAACTTTAAAATAGCAACTGAGGTAAACTATACATGTTACATGGGAAATCCAAgacaaacaaaacaataaaaaaaaaagaaaattcaactATTATACAAATTGAAGAAGTTTCAACTACGATATTAAATGCCTGACATTGGTAGTAAATAGAATGGTGTAGAGTctaattttcacatttttctatatactttatatttatttttaaaaatttcttatttttatagttTATTGAACTTTCATTTTACATttagtatatatttttttgctatagaatttttttgttattatatTTTTGATGATTCACCCTTCCTAAACTAACATCTTGGGTCCATCATTGACTAATATAGTCCTCAAATCAACAACACAATCCGAATACATGACCTTTTGTGAGAAAGTTGTCCGTCCTTATCAATTGAGTCTTCTGTTCACCATTTTCTATTATCTAGTTTAATGGTTTTTAGATAGGTTATTCATGTGACatgcttatattttttttttataagaatgCAAGGCACGCTTAAATGTCTAGTAGCAAGCTACCATGACAGGCATTTcccttcaaaaaatttatttaatatcCATGAGCCATGGGCTAGCATATCAAAAGTATAAGAATCAGGAAAAAATAACTGTATGAGTAGAGATAAAATAGAAGAATGATTGAGTTAGTTTTAAGGCACCGTTTACATTGAGGGaatggaaaggaaaagaaagaagaggaatTGGGGGGATTTGATTTTTATTGTTTGGATTGATTTTTGTGAAGGGAgggaaagcaaatgaaagaCTCTAATAGTTTTATAGAGTTTTGATTTCCGCCCAAAAGTGGGCGGAAATGGAGGGAAATGAAGCTAcattaattgaaataatttaaaaaattttaaaagatcattttttgtttttttttggtaaattaacacttgatcttttcttttccttctttaatccaaacaaaaatttaatattttctttcttttattttcataCTTAATCCAAACAAGATAGATGGAAATCACTCCTCTAcactctttctctttcttttccattagtgtccttttcttttctttggctTCCTTTCTCTCAAACTAAACGGTGCCTAAATGTGATGTATGAGCTATGAAGTGCAATCAGGACTAAAGAGAAGAAGGAAAGTCTAAAGTATGTGTGTAGGACCATGGAGTTCTCCAAAATGTTGGCATTCAAGGAATTCCTTGCCAGATTGGACTCATCATTCttcatactttttttttctctttattttttcctcCTAATAAAtagaattaatcttatatatacagATAACGTATACATTATCATAATTAGATACATGACATAGATGCAAAATTTAGATTTCGAATTTGAATATGATTAGTTGTCATGCATCTAGCGATGATAATGTAGATGCTaatagtatatataagattaatcctaATTAATAAGGTATTATTTATGTATTTGTCTATTATGGATACTACTCGTAATATGTAATATGTAAACTTATGATTAAATCAATTTGACAGGTGCACTACTAATTCCTTGAATTAATTTTGTTGGGTTCTCATAACAacaacaaattttgaaattgattatATAATAATCTACACATTAAAAGCAAGGAAAACTATCAATTGAAGCAAGTAATAAACAAAGAATTTATGGAATCACTCTCTTAAAGTTTGAGTGAATGTATGGTTACATTTGTGTGTTTATACCTGGATAATTGAACCAAAACTAATAGATTGGATGAATTCCACTTACTATTCATTGAACCAAAACTAATTACCAactatttatctatttttccgCATTGACAAGAGATAGAAACATCAACTTAATAAAAGTTCGAGAAAAGGGGATTCAAGATGCTTTGGTAAATTGAGGGATTGGTGGTGAAGAAAAGTAAAGCAAAGACCATCTTCATTAGAGAAGTCAATAAATTAATTATGAAATATTTGTATTAAGTAGTATTGCACCATTCGTCCTCTTAAGTGTGTGTATGAGTGTTGTATGAATCAAATATGGCACTAAATATGCTAATGCACCTAGGCTTTTATCTCTAAATTTTATTGGCATTGAATAATGAGGTTAATGATCTTTATCAATCAATTGATCAATTGGCAGGAGAGATCTTTTTGATATCTTTATCaattaattgattattttgtttAACACCCACTCTGAGAAGTGTCTTAAATTGAATTAACGAAGTGAATTGAATTGATATGATAAAGTCCAATAAATAAGCAATTACTCGACATTCAGATAAAACTTGAACTAAGTAAACTAAGTGAACTGGAATTGTTAAAACAGAAGCTAAAGGGtagaaaacatatatatatatatatatatatatcacaagtgtagtttttatttatcaaaccgTAACTTTACGGTATGTGGACAGAAGCCCATCTTTTTACACCAAGTGCTTCTTTGCACTAGGAGGTAGGAATCATCCTTTCCTCATCACAAATATCCTTATACATATAAGAGGCAGTTGCGGTGTTCCACTGTTCATGCTAGACTCTTGTGGTGTTATACCTTCAAGTGCATAAGCTTGCTTTGATGGATTGTACTTTCAACTTTTACATATGGTTGCCAAGTCAAGCGGCATTCCAGCCTAGATGTTATGAAATTTGGAAACAAAGTAGTTTTTCACCAAGTCAAGCGGCATTCTAATCCAGATGCTGCGAAATTTGGAAACAaagtagttttttttcttttgatgtaTACACGAATTTTGTAGTTGTAGTAATCAGCATACCTGaaaaatattacaatgtaaTTGAAGTTGTATTACAATACCAATT
This region of Coffea arabica cultivar ET-39 chromosome 3c, Coffea Arabica ET-39 HiFi, whole genome shotgun sequence genomic DNA includes:
- the LOC113733719 gene encoding gibberellin 20 oxidase 1-D-like; its protein translation is MVMVTLPSLPTINLYIYIHIQRQHQLSIAKIKYINLAMPSAKNQLSSSPATNEAKGEQKSLVFDASFLQNQSDIPYEFIWPDEEKPCPEPPPVLHVPCIDLNGFLSGDPVALSTTTKLVKQACLEHGFFLVVNHGMDLQLLKVAHKCLDFFFDRPLQEKQRVQRKLGDHCGYASSFTNRFSSKLPWKETLSFRYCADGQQALNIVESYFLDAMGEDFRESGKVFQKYSEAMSSLSLKIMELLGTSLGVKAKHFREFFTRNDSIMRLNYYPPCQKPDLTLGTGPHTDPTSLTILHQDHVGGLEVYVNGKWHSVPPNPEAFVVNIGDTFMALSNGIYKSCLHRAIVNSRTPRKSIAFFLCPKMDKVVSPPEELVSFDNPRMFPDFTWSELLEFTQKHYRSDMKTLDAFAKWLIHQRDDQKMVA